In Acinetobacter wanghuae, the sequence CACCTTTAATGCTAATCGCCATTATTCTCATATTTGATCAGAGCCAAAATGCCATGATCATATGGGATAGCCATCAAGAACGTTGGACCTTTGCGCTAGCGGCATTGTTGCTCAGCCGATTATGGGTGCATCCAATTTCAGCGTTACATCTATCGAAAGAAGTCGTAAGTTTTGGGGTACTCCTCAGCTTAGCCTTATGTAGCTTAAGTTTTATTCCGACCTTGCCTTATATCAGTATGGTCATTTTACTGCTGCTGTTTTGTGGTTGGAGTTATCAGCAGAAAGCGCAATCGCTTTGGCATTTGATTTGGCAAACTAAGAGTAGTGTTGCACTGATGCTCACGTGGATGATCTGTTCTCAGCTCTTTAGTCAACACGCCTTTAGCGCTTATCTTTTGCCTATTTTGAATCCATTCGATTTGGTGAGTCTTGCTATGTTGACCGCATTTATGTGGGTATTGTTGCAACACATGAAACAAGAGCAAGATAAAGGCTTAATCGCTGTGATGATGGTACTTAGTTTACTGTGGCTCTCAAGCTATATTGTACTTCGCGCATTACATATTTATGTTCAAACCCCATTAAATAGCCTTGATGTTTGGAGCAATGCCACAGTGCAATTGAGTCTGACCATCCTGTGGGTATTGTTGGCATTTATGACCATGTGGATAGCTACATTCAAAAAACTGAAACCACTTTGGATCTTGGGTGGAAGCATTTTGGTGGTAGTGACACTGAAACTTGTATTATTAGATTTATCACATACGGGCACATTAACGCGCGTACTTTCATTCTTAATGGCAGGCGGTGTAATGCTCATCATTGCGTATATCGCACCGATGCCAGAGAGTTTAGAGAAGGAGTAGTGAGCGGTTCCTGACCTGCCTTCTAAACCACTGTCAGTTACGAGAAATATAAAAATAATGTCACTAGTACGCCCCCTCCGTGGGGAGAGGGGTATGAGGAATAGAATTTAAATTATTTTAGATCAGGCTCGCGTTTGATTGCTTCTGCATTGGAATATTGATCAATTTCTTCATTGTCTAAAGGTTGCGCAGGTGGTTGACCGACAAAGCCCATTTTCGGCACTGGAATTTCAATCTGATTCTCGACAAAGCCATTACGAATCCGTTCATGCATTTCATCTTTCACTTTTAAAAAGTTATTTTGTTGACACCAGATAGCGAATAACAATTCAATCGATGATTCACGAAAGGCAGTGACGGTAACCGCAGGTTTTGGATCGGAAAGAACCAATGGATATTTGCTCGCAACGTCTAACAACACCTCACGCACTTTAATAATATCTTCATGGAAATTAATCGCGAGTGTGATCGGAATACGCCGTATTGGGAATTTAGATAAATTATGTACAGGCGCGCGAATTAACTGCTCATTCGGGACACGGACATAGACATTATCAACCGTTAATAATTTAACTGACAATAAGTCAATCGAAATGACTTCACCTTCAACCGTATGACCGCGAAGCAACGTCAATTGAATGGTATCACCCACTTCAAATGATCCTTCGCCAATCAAGAACATACCGCTAATTAAATTCGAGGCAGACGTTTGCGAAGCAAAACCGATCGCCACCGAAAGTATGCCGGCCGCACCTAAGAAGACACTCAGTTTAAATCCAGCTTCTTTGAGACTTGCCATCACAAAAATTAAGAAGATGAAATAGAAAATCCCGCGTCGCCATACCAATTGTTGATGGGCATTAAAACGTGTACCAATGGTGCGAATAAACGCATTAGAGACAAAACGTGCGATCAAAAAACCAATGAAACATAGCACAATCGCCACCAAGATTTCGGTTAAACGATCGGTATTAATATTGGTAAAAATCCCTTTAATACTATTGGTGACTTCGCCTGAAATTGTAGAATTAGCCATCATCCACCCTTAGAAAAATGAGTCAAACATGTTGAAAAGTGTGCCCGCGGGGTCACGCGGTGGATGTAAATAGGCAACTTCACCTGCATTGGGCGGTGTTCTATTTTCAACGCGAATGCGAGGAGGGCGTTCCGAACTTTCATGCATAACTTTAATTTGTGAGGTCCATAAGCGTTGGGTACTTTCACTGAAAAATAACGGTAATGCAGGTACAGGCACATTCATCCGATCAAAGCGTAATTGCTGATGACTGGTATTATGAAATTCAATCGGCGTTACGGCACGAAAGGCACGTGGGCGGAGCAGTTGCAATTCAGTCCGCCCATCAACTGCTGTCGCATAGCAAACTTCACCAGTACGATGGTTCGGTCCAAACCAAGTGTCTTTGGGTAAAATCACTGGAATATCAAAGATTGGCTCTTTTTGCCCCTCAATAAAACCTGCAATCCATAACGGTGTACTGATATAGAGCGTGCCACGCTGACCCGCAGGAATATAAATCGGATCTACGGGTTTAATCACAACAGAGCGATCGGCAAGACGCGGCATCAGTTGAATCTTGTCTTGCGTCGATTTGAACATATAGCGTTCAATTTTTACTGGTTGCGGGAAGCCGAAATTTGCATCTTCTATCGTATGCCATTTTTGTTCGTAATCGTACTGCACAACCGGGCGATAATATTCTAAACGCCACTCTTGTAAGCCACGCGTGATCCGAAACAATAAAGATCCGAATTGCCATGCTTTAGATTGATTAATTTCAAATGCATACTCGCCCCACCAAGGCTGAATGGGTGCAGTTTCTATGGGTGATTCGGTGTGATCGAACGGCAATGCTGAGTCCTTTTCTGATGAATTCTTTGCAAACATACTTCACGCTGTCATATGCTTAGAGTACACTCAATTTAAATTTTTTCATCATTATTATAAGACTGCGATGCACGTACTTAAACAATTACAAATTCCTTATACCTTTGCCAAGCGCCATGGGGTGTTGTTGCGTTACGAAGGTGATCAAGCGTTCATTGTGCGTCGTGAAAATACATCGATGCTGGCATTGCAAGAAGCACGTCGCGTTTTAGGACATCCTGCACAGTATCAACTGTGTACTGAACAACAATTTAATCAGCTTTTAAGTAGTAGTTTTGCAGGCGATAGTGGTGAATCACAACAAGTTGCCGCAGGTTTAGAAGATCATCCCGATTTACTCAGTCTTGCCGACTCTGTCCCTGAAGCTGAAGATTTGATGGATCAGGAAGATGATGCTCCGATTGTACGGCTGATTAATGCATTGTTATCAGAGGCCATTCGTGTTGGTGCTTCGGATATTCACATCGAATCTTTTGAAAAAAAATTATCTGTGCGTTTACGTGTCGATGGTCAACTACGCGAAATTGTGCAACCGCGTCGTGAACTTGCACCGCTTTTGGTGTCACGTATTAAAGTCATGGCAAAACTCGATATTGCAGAAAAACGCATTCCTCAGGATGGACGTATTTCATTGCGCTTAGCCGGTCGTGAAGTGGATGTCCGTGTATCAACGTTGCCATCGTCTTATGGTGAACGTGTGGTGATGCGTCTACTGGATAAACAAGCGGGTCGTTTAAACATGACCCATCTGGGGTTAAAAACGCCCGATTATGATCGACTAAAGACCTTGGTTCATCGTCCGCATGGCATTATTTTGGTCACGGGTCCAACAGGTTCGGGTAAAACCACGACGCTTTATGCGGCATTGTCCGATTTAAATGACGGCTCAAAAAATATTTTAACTGCTGAAGATCCGATCGAATATCAATTAGAAGGTATTGGACAAACACAGGTCAATACCAAAGTGGATATGACGTTTGCGCGCGCTTTAAAAGCCATGCTACGTCAAGACCCTGATGTGGTGATGGTCGGTGAGATTCGTGATTTGGAAACAGCAGAAATTGCCGTTCAAGCCTCACTCACAGGTCATTTGGTTCTTTCAACCTTACATACCAATACTGCGATTGGTGCAGTCACGCGTTTAAAAGACATGGGGATTGAGCCATTTTTGCTATCGAGTTCGTTAATTGGGGTGATTGCACAGCGGTTGGTACGCACTTTATGTTCACATTGTACGACTTGGCACCAAGCCGATGAGTTTGAACAAGGCTTATTTGCTCATGTGCATGAAGGAACAGCCTTAGAATTGCCTAAGCCAAATGGTTGTGAACATTGTTCTAATACTGGCTTTATGGGACGAACTGCCATTTATGAGATTGTCCCTGTCGATGATCATATGCGCCGTCTTATTCATGGCAATGCGGCTGAATATGACATTGAACGTTATGCACGTCAGCTATCAGGTTCAATTCGTGATGATGGTTTACGTAAAGTCCTTGCAGGAAAAACCACAGTTGAAGAAGTGCTACGCGTGACCAATGAAGCTGCTGAGTAGTTAGAAAAAAACCGCATGAATGCGGTTTTTTAATAATTTGATTTCGCTAAAAATACATGTATCACTGAAAAAATGCCCTCAAGGATGACTTCAGGGCACATCACTCTTAAGTGAGAACATTCAGCGTTACATCAATGTTGCCACGTGTTGCATTTGAATAAGGGCAAACAATGTGTGCTGCATCTACAAGCTTCTGCGCTTCAGTTGCATCCATCCCTTCTAGATGAATATTCAACGTTGCTTCAATTCCAAAGCCCGTTGGAATTGGACCAATGCCAACTTCACCTTCAATATAAGCATCTTTAGGTAGGTTTAATTTATCTCGCCCTGCGACAAACTTCATTGCCCCTAAAAAACAGGCAGAATAACCTGCTGCAAACAACTGTTCTGGATTGGCACCATTGCCTGATCCGCCCATTTCTTTCGGCACAGCAAGTTGCACGTCAAGACTGCCATCAGAAGATGTCGCTCGACCATCACGACCACCGGTGGCTTTTGCATGCGCGGTATAGACTGTTTTTTCCAAACTCATTTTAAGATCCTTCATTTATGTTAGAGCTTTATCCTGTGGGATTTTGCGCATAGATGAAGCAGTATTTTTGTAATTTTATAGGATAAAACTGTGGAATGACGAAGGTGGTGAGCTGGAATTAATATCAGAGTTGAATGAGTTTGCGATGTTGAATGAGTGGCATTGAGTCGCGTAAGTGCTGCTGTTCCTCTAAGTCAAAGGGAACCGTAATCAGTTGCGCACCCTCATCTTGAACTATATCTAGAACTTGACCTCGGCTATTCGTCGCGGCTGCATGCCCCCAAGTTTGGCGTTTTTCACCATGCCAACCTTGCTGTGCTGCACCTAAAACCTGACACTGGCTGTCCATAGCTCGTGCTTGTAACAATAACTGCCAATGCATTTGACCTGTGGTATAGGTGAAGGCAGCGGGTGCGGTGAGGATGTTCGCACCTTGAGCGCGTAGCTTAAGTGCAAGTTCGGGAAAGCGTAGGTCATAACAGACCATCAAGCCGATCTGACCAAAAGGTGTCTTTGCAACAACCAAATCAGTACCTGGTTCAAAGAACTTGGATTCTTGATAACCCCCAACAGCATCACCGACTTGCACATCGAACAAGTGGATTTTGTCATAACGTGCTTCGGTTCTTTCAGGGCTAATACATAAACTAACGGTACGCACACGTCCATCCTGAATGATTGAACCATCTGGACGAAATGGGCATGGGAGAGTGCCCGCAACAATCCAGATTTGGTATTTGTGCGCTAAACTTTCAAGACGATGTTGGACGTCTTCAAAACGAGCTGCCGTCTCACGTTGCTTACCTGCAGCAAAACAAATGAAATTTTCAGGTAAAACGATGAGTTCTGCCCCATTGGCTTTACTTTGCTGAATAAGCGATTCGACCACAATAAAATTGGTTTCAATTTTATTTTGTGAGTTCATTTGTGCAACAGAAAGTAAAGTCATAATGTTCTCGGACGAGAAAAGAGGGTTATACGTTTTGCTGAGACAGACTATCTAAATTTTCTTTCTCTTTTTGCAACTGTTTGACCAAAGGTTCAAACATGTTTTGATTGCTTTGATTTAATTTCATCAAAGTTTTATGTGCATCAAGCACAGTGTGTAACATATTACGATGGGTAATGTGTTCGTCTACCAATGCACGAGTACATACATTTGGATCACCGCAATAATCTAAAATAACAAATACTTGTCCTAAACCCATGCTGTTTGCAAGTGTGGTGATATCAGAATTTGTAGAGAGCATCACGGCTTGAATTTGGTGTGCTTGTTTGAGCTTTAGCCCTAACTTTGCAAGAATACCGAGAACCGTACTGTCAATAAAACTGGTTTGAGTTAAATCAACAATTGCGCCGACAACGCCATCTTGGTGTTCAATTTTGTTCAAAAGTTTGTCTAGACTAATACAAGATTGGGCTCGCACTTCGCCAATAAGCTTAAAAATATGCGTTCCATTCAAGCTTGCATATTCAACATGACCTGTTGACATATAAATGCCATTTGCAAAGAAGGATATTAAATTATCCCATAGGGCAGATGTATACTCAAGTGGCTGTCCACTTAAGTCAATTTAAGTTGTTATTAAGCTTATGATTATACTATCAATTCATTCTTCTTAGACTGAGAATTGCAATATCATCTGCGACGTGTTCTGGTGCTTCAAATGATTGATTTTGTAAGTGATTTACCAATTGTGCAAATTGTTCACTTAAGCCACCTTCATAAGGTTCGAGCGCACCATCGGAACAAACAATGAATCTGGCTTGTTTGGTCAAAACACACTCGTGTTCTTCCACTTCGAGTTCCTCGGTAAGACCTAAAGGGAAGCTGCTAGTCGACAAAATTTTAGGTGCTTGATTGGGTTCAAAGATGATCGGAGGCGGGTAATGACCTGCGCTTGACCATTTTAAAATATGCGAATCCAGATTTAATACCCCAGCAATCATGGTGATGTGCTTTTCAATATTTTCCTGCATCAACATGCCGTTGAGCTTTTTAATCAGTTCGCGAGGTGTCTTGGAGCGACCATGGAATGCTGCCATCCATGAGGTCAATAATGAACTGGTAACCCCGTGTCCTGAGACATCAGCCAAATAGAACATGATTTCTTTATCGCTGATTTTCCAATAATCGTACCAATCACCTGATAAATAAGCAGAGGGTTGGAAAAAAGTCTCAACTTTATAGTTAATCAGATCAATTGGATTAGGAAGTAGACGTTGTTGTAATTCGGCAGCGGAAGGTAAATCGCGACTGTCTTGATTGCGTTTATATTGTGCATCAATTCTTTTTAATGCTTTTAGTGGTTCAGCAGGTAAATCATTCCAAATCCAACCCGCAAGCGCCCCTTGCTCCCAAGCTCGTGCCAATTCTGTGCCTTCATTTTTTAATGCAAGAACAATCGTGGGTAAATTCCACTGGTATTTTAGAAAATCTTGGACATCTGCGATGGCGATAATCGTTGGATCATACAACTCACGATCATCAAGATAAATCATTTGCACTTGGGGTAGGGCATCAATGACTTGCTCTAAACAAGGAATATCACGAGTTGGGCGAATAAAATACATACAGGAATGATTCGATCCTAGAGTTGTTTATAAGATGTACTATATCAAGCAAATCATTGCTAGCGAAGATATTTCACTAGCAATGATGTGTTCAATTATAGCATTCACTCAGATGGGTTAGATTCTTGTTCGGTCAGGTCTTCAGAATCGAAGTCATCGTCCATAAATAAGTTTTCTTGTTCGAGACCTTTCTTTTCAGCAATTGAATAGCTTTTACGTTGTAAGTAGAAATCACGTAGTTGCGCATATTTATCGCCTTGTAAGACTTGCTCGACATCAAGTACTTGTGAACGGGCATCAACACCTCGTAAAAGTTGCTCACTATAATAAAGACGATCATCACCATCTAATAGGTACTTTTGAGGACGTGCTTGACTATCGGCAATACGTCCTATGCTGTCACGAAACGTACTTGGTCCTAAAATCGGTAGCATGACATACGGACCCGATGGAATACCGTAATAACCGAGGGTCGTACCAAAATCCTCATCTTCAGTGCTTAATCCAAGTCGAGTTGCTGGATCTGCAAAGCCCAAGCTAGTCACGGTATTAATCGTAAAGCGTCCAAAGGTTTGTGCAGCACGTGAAAAGCGACCTTGCGCTAACTGATTGACTGCATTCCAAGGTTCACCTAAGTTTTTACGGAACAAACGGGTGGAGGCACGAACATCGGATGGAATCTTTTTGGTGTATTGCACTGCTAAAGGTCGAGCAATATTTCGGTCAAGGACATCATTAAAGGCATAAACCTGACGATTCAAAGGTTGAAACGGATCTTTGACTTCCTCTTCCTGAGCCGCATTTGCATCCACATTGATTTGAGTTTTCAAGTGTTGGTAGTTTTCAGAAATTTTTTGCTTTATTTTTGTAGATGAATGGACATCACGATCGACGTTGTCATTGGCAAATGTGGTAGATGCAGACAGAATCGAAAATAAACTTATATATAGGTATGACGTAGGACGCATAATAAACCCTGATGCCTGTTATGAGACAAGATAGCGATGCATTGTATAAAAATTATAAACATAATCCGATTAAATTAACGGTTTAAAGTAAAAATTGTGTGTTTTTTAAGTAAATACACGCAAAATGTACAAAAAAAGAGCATGCAAAACGATTTACTTTAAAAAGGTATTGCAAGGGATCTGAAATCCTGTAGAATGCACATCCATCGGCAGTGATGAAGATTAAAACTTCTGATAAAACAATGACTTAGTACAAGATGTTAAGAATTGATTTTAGAAAGAAAGTTTAAAAATAATTTGAATTACTGATTGACACTAGATAAATCTAGTGTAATATAGCCGACCTAGCTTGCTGGTGACGAACCAACAAGAAGATCATTAAGAGATTATGAAGAACAACTTGTGTGGATTTTTACTGATTGATTGATCGAAATTATTTTCATTGATTGATGGTAGAAATTACTCGAAGTTTATTTGAGAAATATTTGTCAGAAAATTGATGAGCCAAGATTGGTAGCCTTTAAGCTACTACTGATTTTAAACTGAAGAGTTTGATCATGGCTCAGATTGAACGCTGGCGGCAGGCTTAACACATGCAAGTCGAGCGGATGAAAGTAGCTTGCTACTGGATTCAGCGGCGGACGGGTGAGTAATACTTAGGAATCTGCCCATTAATGGGGGACAACAGTTGGAAACGACTGCTAATACCGCATACGCCCTACGGGGGAAAGCAGGGGATCTTCGGACCTTGCGTTAATGGATGAGCCTAAGTCAGATTAGCTAGTTGGTGGGGTAAAGGCCTACCAAGGCGACGATCTGTAGCGGGTCTGAGAGGATGATCCGCCACACTGGGACTGAGACACGGCCCAGACTCCTACGGGAGGCAGCAGTGGGGAATATTGGACAATGGGGGGAACCCTGATCCAGCCATGCCGCGTGTGTGAAGAAGGCCTTTTGGTTGTAAAGCACTTTAAGCGAGGAGGAGGCGCCCTAGACTAATACTCTAGGTGCGTGGACGTTACTCGCAGAATAAGCACCGGCTAACTCTGTGCCAGCAGCCGCGGTAATACAGAGGGTGCGAGCGTTAATCGGATTTACTGGGCGTAAAGCGTGCGTAGGTGGCCAATTAAGTCAAATGTGAAATCCCTGAGCTTAACTTAGGAATTGCATTCGATACTGGTTGGCTAGAGTATGGGAGAGGATGGTAGAATTCCAGGTGTAGCGGTGAAATGCGTAGAGATCTGGAGGAATACCGATGGCGAAGGCAGCCATCTGGCCTAATACTGACACTGAGGCACGAAAGCATGGGGAGCAAACAGGATTAGATACCCTGGTAGTCCATGCCGTAAACGATGTCTACTAGCCGTTGGGGTCTTTGAGACTTTAGTGGCGCAGCTAACGCGATAAGTAGACCGCCTGGGGAGTACGGTCGCAAGACTAAAACTCAAATGAATTGACGGGGGCCCGCACAAGCGGTGGAGCATGTGGTTTAATTCGATGCAACGCGAAGAACCTTACCTGGTCTTGACATAGTAAGAACTTTCCAGAGATGGATTGGTGCCTTCGGGAGCTTACATACAGGTGCTGCATGGCTGTCGTCAGCTCGTGTCGTGAGATGTTGGGTTAAGTCCCGCAACGAGCGCAACCCTTTTCCTTATTTGCCAGCGGGTTAAGCCGGGAACTTTAAGGATACTGCCAGTGACAAACTGGAGGAAGGCGGGGACGACGTCAAGTCATCATGGCCCTTACGACCAGGGCTACACACGTGCTACAATGGTCGGTACAAAGGGTTGCTACCTAGCGATAGGATGCTAATCTCAAAAAGCCGATCGTAGTCCGGATTGGAGTCTGCAACTCGACTCCATGAAGTCGGAATCGCTAGTAATCGCGGATCAGAATGCCGCGGTGAATACGTTCCCGGGCCTTGTACACACCGCCCGTCACACCATGGGAGTTTGTTGCACCAGAAGTAGCTAGCCTAACTTAATTGAGGGCGGTTACCACGGTGTGGCCGACGACTGGGGTGAAGTCGTAACAAGGTAGCCGTAGGGGAACCTGCGGCTGGATCACCTCCTTAACGAAAGATTGACGATTGGTAAGAATCCACAACAAGTTGTTCTTCATACGATGTACCTGAGGGTCTGTAGCTCAGTTGGTTAGAGCACACGCTTGATAAGCGTGGGGTCACAAGTTCAAGTCTTGTCAGACCCACCACTACTGACGAAGCAAGCAATTGCAGAGTAAGACAGAGAATCAGAATACATTGATCTAAATGATAAGCTGGGGACTTAGCTTAGTTGGTAGAGCGCCTGCTTTGCACGCAGGAGGTCAACGGTTCGACTCCGTTAGTCTCCACCATCACTTCTAACGAAGTGAATGAGTTAAGAATAACCACTTGGTTAAATAAGTGTTTAGTCCTTAAGCTATCAAGTGTTTAGATCCTAGAGATTAACAAGTATAAGCGTTATGATACGCGCACTTGGTAATCTCTGTGATTTATCACAGTTGCTACGATCCGATGAGGACGTAGACAATCATTAACAGAATATATTTGAGTTGAAATAAATTGTTTAAGGCTCATTTCAAGTAAGCAATTACGAGGAATGAGAAACTAGCGATTAACTGAATCAAGCGTTTTGGTATATGATTTTGATTGAAGCTGTACAGTGATTAAATTCACAGTACTTCGAACTGTATGTTGAAGGTGCTCCTTGTAGGTACCGTCGACTGTTTGGGGTTGTATAGTCAAGTAATTAAGTGCATGTGGTGGATGCCTTGGCAGTCAGAGGCGATGAAAGACGTAATAGCCTGCGAAAAGCTCCGGGGAGGCGGCAAATATCCTGTGATCCGGAGATGTCTGAATGGGGAAACCCACTTACCATAAGGTAGGTATTGCATGATGAATACATAGTCATGCAAGGCGAACGAGGGGAAGTGAAACATCTCAGTACCCTTAGGAAAAGAAATCAATTGAGATTCCCTTAGTAGCGGCGAGCGAACGGGGATCAGCCCATTAAGTTACATAAGCTTTAGTGGAACGCTCTGGGAAGTGCGAACGTAGAGGGTGATATTCCCGTACACGAAAGGGCTTATGTAATGATGACGAGTAGGGCGAGGCACGTGAAACCTTGTCTGAATATGGGGGGACCATCCTCCAAGGCTAAATACTCCTGACTGACCGATAGTGAACCAGTACCGTGAGGGAAAGGCGAAAAGAACCCCTGTGAGGGGAGTGAAATAGATCCTGAAACCGCATGCATACAAGCAGTGGGAGCCGGCATTGTGTCCGGTGACTGCGTACCTTTTGTATAATGGGTCAGCGACTTACATTCAGTAGCAAGGTTAACCGAATAGGGGAGCCGTAGAGAAATCGAGTCTTAATAGGGCGTTTAGTTGCTGGGTGTAGACCCGAAACCGGGTGATCTATCCATGAGCAGGTTGAAGGTTGGGTAACACTAACTGGAGGACCGAACCCACTGTCGTTGAAAAGCCAGGGGATGACTTGTGGATAGGGGTGAAAGGCTAATCAAACTCGGTGATAGCTGGTTCTCCCCGAAAGCTATTTAGGTAGCGCCTCGGACGAATACCATTGGGGGTAGAGCACTGTTTCGGCTAGGGGGTCATCCCGACTTACCAAACCGATGCAAACTCCGAATACCAATGAGTACTATCCGGGAGACAGACTGCGGGTGCTAACGTCCGTAGTCAAGAGGAAAACAATCCAGACCGCCAGCTAAGGCCCCAAAATTATAGTTAAGTGGGAAACGATGTGGGAAGGCATAGACAGCTAGGAGGTTGGCTTAGAAGCAGCCACCCTTTAAAGAAAGCGTAATAGCTCACTAGTCGAGTCGGCCTGCGCGGAAGATGTAACGGGGCTAAAACTATATGCCGAAGCTGCGGATTTGCAATTTATTGCAAGTGGTAGGGGAGCGTTCTGTAAGCCGATGAAGGTGGATTGAGAAGTCTGCTGGAGGTATCAGAAGTGCGAATGCTGACGTGAGTAACGACAAAACGAGTGAAAAACTCGTTCGCTGAAAGACCAAGGGTTCCAGTCCAACGTTAATCGGGGCTGGGTGAGTCGACCCCTAAGGCGAGGCCGAGAGGCGTAGTCGATGGGAAATTGGTTAATATTCCAATACTTCTGTGTAATGCGATGAGAGGACGGAGAAGGTTAAGTCAGCCTGGCGTTGGTTGTCCAGGTGAAAGACAGTAGGCATGCATCTTAGGCAAATCCGGGGTGCTCTATGCTGAGAGTTGATAGCAAGCTGTACTTGTACAGCGAAGTGGCTGATACCATACTTCCAGGAAAAGTCTCTAAGCTTCAGTTACACAGGAATCGTACCCGAAACCGACACAGGTGGTCAGGTCGAGTAGACCAAAGCGCTTGAGAGAACTCTGCTGAAGGAACTAGGCAAAATGGTACCGTAACTTCGGGAGAAGGTACGCTGTCGACGGTGACGGAATTTACTTCCTGAGCGGTTGACAGCCACAGAAACCAGGCCCCTGCAACTGTTTATTAAAAACATAGCACTCTGCAAACACGAAAGTGGACGTATAGGGTGTGATGCCTGCCCGGTGCTGGAAGGTTAATTGATGTGGTTAGCGCAAGCGAAGCTATTGATCGAAGCCCCAGTAAACGGCGGCCGTAACTATAACGGTCCTAAGGTAGCGAAATTCCTTGTCGGGTAAGTTCCGACCTGCACGAATGGCATAATGATGGGGGCGCTGTCTCCAGCAGAGACTCAGTGAAATCGAATTCGCCGTGAAGATGCGGTGTACCCGCGGCTAGACGGAAAGACCCCGTGAACCTTTACTGCAGCTTGACATTGAACTTTGATCTTACTTGTGTAGGATAGGTGGGAGGCTTTGAAGTCGTGACGCTAGTTGCGATGGAGCCAATCTTGAAATACCACCCTGGTAATATTGAGGTTCTAACTCTGCTCCATAATCTGGAGCGAGGACCATGTCTGGTGGGTAGTTTGACTGGGGCGGTCTCCTCCTAAAGAGTAACGGAGGAGTACGAAGGTGCGCTCAGCGTGGTCGGAAATCACGCGTAGAGTATAAAGGCAAAAGCGCGCTTAACTGCGAGACCCACAAGTCGAGCAGGTACGAAAGTAGGTCTTAGTGATCCGGTGGTTCTGTATGGAAGGGCCATCGCTCAACGGATAAAAGGTACTCTGGGGATAACAGGCTGATACCGCCCAAGAGTTCATATCGACGGCGGTGTTTGGCACCTCGATGTCGGCTCATCTCATCCTGGGGCTGAAGCA encodes:
- a CDS encoding carbon-nitrogen hydrolase family protein; this translates as MTLLSVAQMNSQNKIETNFIVVESLIQQSKANGAELIVLPENFICFAAGKQRETAARFEDVQHRLESLAHKYQIWIVAGTLPCPFRPDGSIIQDGRVRTVSLCISPERTEARYDKIHLFDVQVGDAVGGYQESKFFEPGTDLVVAKTPFGQIGLMVCYDLRFPELALKLRAQGANILTAPAAFTYTTGQMHWQLLLQARAMDSQCQVLGAAQQGWHGEKRQTWGHAAATNSRGQVLDIVQDEGAQLITVPFDLEEQQHLRDSMPLIQHRKLIQL
- the gspE gene encoding type II secretion system ATPase GspE; translation: MHVLKQLQIPYTFAKRHGVLLRYEGDQAFIVRRENTSMLALQEARRVLGHPAQYQLCTEQQFNQLLSSSFAGDSGESQQVAAGLEDHPDLLSLADSVPEAEDLMDQEDDAPIVRLINALLSEAIRVGASDIHIESFEKKLSVRLRVDGQLREIVQPRRELAPLLVSRIKVMAKLDIAEKRIPQDGRISLRLAGREVDVRVSTLPSSYGERVVMRLLDKQAGRLNMTHLGLKTPDYDRLKTLVHRPHGIILVTGPTGSGKTTTLYAALSDLNDGSKNILTAEDPIEYQLEGIGQTQVNTKVDMTFARALKAMLRQDPDVVMVGEIRDLETAEIAVQASLTGHLVLSTLHTNTAIGAVTRLKDMGIEPFLLSSSLIGVIAQRLVRTLCSHCTTWHQADEFEQGLFAHVHEGTALELPKPNGCEHCSNTGFMGRTAIYEIVPVDDHMRRLIHGNAAEYDIERYARQLSGSIRDDGLRKVLAGKTTVEEVLRVTNEAAE
- the gigA gene encoding RsbU family protein phosphatase GigA; the encoded protein is MYFIRPTRDIPCLEQVIDALPQVQMIYLDDRELYDPTIIAIADVQDFLKYQWNLPTIVLALKNEGTELARAWEQGALAGWIWNDLPAEPLKALKRIDAQYKRNQDSRDLPSAAELQQRLLPNPIDLINYKVETFFQPSAYLSGDWYDYWKISDKEIMFYLADVSGHGVTSSLLTSWMAAFHGRSKTPRELIKKLNGMLMQENIEKHITMIAGVLNLDSHILKWSSAGHYPPPIIFEPNQAPKILSTSSFPLGLTEELEVEEHECVLTKQARFIVCSDGALEPYEGGLSEQFAQLVNHLQNQSFEAPEHVADDIAILSLRRMN
- a CDS encoding organic hydroperoxide resistance protein, translated to MSLEKTVYTAHAKATGGRDGRATSSDGSLDVQLAVPKEMGGSGNGANPEQLFAAGYSACFLGAMKFVAGRDKLNLPKDAYIEGEVGIGPIPTGFGIEATLNIHLEGMDATEAQKLVDAAHIVCPYSNATRGNIDVTLNVLT
- the gigB gene encoding anti-anti-sigma factor GigB, with amino-acid sequence MSTGHVEYASLNGTHIFKLIGEVRAQSCISLDKLLNKIEHQDGVVGAIVDLTQTSFIDSTVLGILAKLGLKLKQAHQIQAVMLSTNSDITTLANSMGLGQVFVILDYCGDPNVCTRALVDEHITHRNMLHTVLDAHKTLMKLNQSNQNMFEPLVKQLQKEKENLDSLSQQNV
- a CDS encoding mechanosensitive ion channel family protein, with protein sequence MANSTISGEVTNSIKGIFTNINTDRLTEILVAIVLCFIGFLIARFVSNAFIRTIGTRFNAHQQLVWRRGIFYFIFLIFVMASLKEAGFKLSVFLGAAGILSVAIGFASQTSASNLISGMFLIGEGSFEVGDTIQLTLLRGHTVEGEVISIDLLSVKLLTVDNVYVRVPNEQLIRAPVHNLSKFPIRRIPITLAINFHEDIIKVREVLLDVASKYPLVLSDPKPAVTVTAFRESSIELLFAIWCQQNNFLKVKDEMHERIRNGFVENQIEIPVPKMGFVGQPPAQPLDNEEIDQYSNAEAIKREPDLK
- a CDS encoding MlaA family lipoprotein, which encodes MRPTSYLYISLFSILSASTTFANDNVDRDVHSSTKIKQKISENYQHLKTQINVDANAAQEEEVKDPFQPLNRQVYAFNDVLDRNIARPLAVQYTKKIPSDVRASTRLFRKNLGEPWNAVNQLAQGRFSRAAQTFGRFTINTVTSLGFADPATRLGLSTEDEDFGTTLGYYGIPSGPYVMLPILGPSTFRDSIGRIADSQARPQKYLLDGDDRLYYSEQLLRGVDARSQVLDVEQVLQGDKYAQLRDFYLQRKSYSIAEKKGLEQENLFMDDDFDSEDLTEQESNPSE